From Burkholderia cenocepacia, the proteins below share one genomic window:
- a CDS encoding DMT family transporter has protein sequence MNTLSSSTSRGARQPLVAAAAVAFTIVSWASAFPFIRIGLQGLAPLQLAAARFATAAVLVIAWLAWRRPPLPTKADAWRFLACGLLGIALYNALLNTGEQTVSAGAASFIVNTLPIFTALLAAVFLRERFNRWGWLGSLVSLAGIAVIAQGQPGGLVLGSGSTLILGAALCSASYFVLQRRLIPVYGALPCTAYTLLAGAVLLAPWLPCALVSLGGGSRDTALAVVVLGVFPAALGYATWTFALGYFGAARAASFLYLTPAVATLLSVALTGERPGIATACGGVLAIAGVIVVALRGRS, from the coding sequence ATGAATACTCTTTCGTCATCGACGTCGCGCGGCGCGCGACAGCCGCTCGTCGCGGCAGCCGCGGTGGCGTTCACGATCGTCTCGTGGGCGTCCGCCTTCCCGTTCATCCGGATCGGCCTGCAGGGCCTCGCGCCGCTGCAGCTCGCGGCGGCGCGCTTCGCGACCGCGGCGGTGCTCGTGATCGCGTGGCTCGCATGGCGGCGGCCGCCGCTGCCGACGAAAGCCGATGCGTGGCGCTTTCTCGCGTGCGGCCTGCTCGGCATCGCACTCTACAACGCGCTGCTCAATACCGGCGAACAGACCGTGTCGGCCGGCGCGGCGAGTTTCATCGTGAACACGCTGCCGATCTTCACCGCGTTGCTGGCCGCCGTGTTTCTGCGCGAGCGCTTCAATCGCTGGGGCTGGCTCGGGTCGCTGGTCAGCCTGGCCGGCATCGCGGTGATCGCGCAAGGGCAGCCCGGCGGCCTCGTCCTCGGCTCCGGAAGCACGCTGATCCTCGGCGCGGCGCTGTGTTCGGCCAGCTATTTCGTGTTGCAGCGGCGGCTGATTCCCGTGTACGGCGCGCTGCCGTGCACCGCGTACACGCTGCTGGCCGGCGCGGTATTGCTCGCGCCCTGGCTGCCCTGCGCGCTCGTGTCGCTCGGCGGCGGGTCGCGCGACACGGCGCTGGCCGTCGTGGTACTCGGCGTCTTTCCCGCCGCGCTCGGGTACGCGACCTGGACTTTCGCGCTCGGCTACTTCGGCGCGGCGCGCGCGGCCAGCTTTCTCTACCTGACGCCGGCGGTCGCGACGCTGCTGTCGGTGGCGCTGACGGGAGAGCGGCCCGGCATCGCGACGGCGTGCGGCGGCGTGCTGGCGATTGCAGGGGTGATCGTCGTCGCGTTGCGCGGACGGTCGTAG
- a CDS encoding branched-chain amino acid ABC transporter substrate-binding protein translates to MERSTVGMRCKPLITVALAAAAFAAASSAMADQVVKIGSVEPTTGGISHLGKDNENGARLAVEEINAKGLTIGGKKITLQFDAQDDAADPRQATQVAQKLVDDKVVAVIGHLNSGTSIPASKIYSDAGIVQISPSATNPTYTQQGFKTTYRVVATDAQQGPALASYAQSKGVKSVAVVDDSTAYGQGLANEFEKKAKALGLKVLSHDATNDKAVDFRAILTKIKGENPDAIMYGGMDATGGPLAKQAKQLGLRAKILSGDGVCTDSLAELAGPAADNVLCSQAGAALEKMPGGAGFLAKYQKRFNQGIKFDAPFAYDAVYIVVDAMKRANSTDPAKILAAMPATKYDGVIGTTTFDAKGDLTHGIISIYGYKGGKKTFLDQVKM, encoded by the coding sequence ATGGAACGAAGCACTGTCGGCATGCGCTGCAAACCCCTGATCACCGTTGCACTGGCAGCCGCCGCGTTCGCGGCCGCGTCGAGCGCGATGGCCGACCAGGTCGTGAAGATCGGCAGCGTCGAACCGACGACAGGCGGTATCTCGCACCTCGGCAAGGACAATGAGAACGGCGCGCGCCTCGCGGTCGAGGAAATCAACGCGAAGGGCCTTACGATCGGCGGCAAGAAGATCACGCTGCAATTCGACGCGCAGGATGACGCGGCCGACCCGCGCCAGGCCACCCAGGTTGCGCAGAAGCTCGTCGACGACAAGGTCGTCGCCGTCATCGGCCACCTGAACTCGGGCACGTCGATTCCGGCGTCGAAGATCTACAGCGACGCGGGCATCGTGCAGATCTCGCCGTCGGCCACGAACCCGACCTACACGCAGCAAGGCTTCAAGACGACCTACCGCGTGGTCGCCACCGACGCGCAGCAGGGCCCCGCGCTCGCGAGCTACGCGCAGTCGAAGGGCGTGAAGAGCGTCGCGGTGGTCGACGATTCGACCGCGTACGGCCAGGGCCTCGCGAACGAGTTCGAGAAGAAGGCGAAGGCGCTCGGCCTGAAGGTGCTGTCGCACGACGCGACCAACGACAAGGCGGTCGACTTCCGCGCGATCCTGACGAAAATCAAGGGCGAGAACCCCGACGCGATCATGTACGGCGGCATGGACGCCACCGGCGGCCCGCTCGCGAAGCAGGCGAAGCAACTCGGCCTGCGCGCGAAGATCCTGTCCGGCGACGGCGTGTGCACCGATTCGCTGGCCGAACTGGCCGGCCCGGCGGCCGACAACGTGCTCTGCTCGCAGGCAGGCGCGGCGCTCGAGAAGATGCCGGGCGGCGCGGGCTTCCTCGCGAAGTACCAGAAGCGCTTCAACCAGGGCATCAAGTTCGATGCGCCGTTCGCGTATGACGCGGTCTACATCGTGGTCGACGCGATGAAGCGCGCAAACTCGACCGACCCGGCGAAGATCCTCGCGGCAATGCCGGCGACGAAGTACGACGGCGTGATCGGCACGACGACGTTCGACGCGAAGGGCGACCTGACGCACGGGATCATCTCGATCTACGGCTACAAGGGCGGCAAGAAGACTTTCCTCGACCAGGTGAAGATGTAA
- a CDS encoding FAD-binding and (Fe-S)-binding domain-containing protein, with the protein MSIAPLPRPASPSANVYRDFLAALQVAGFAGEIRADHANRTVQATDNSIYQRLPQAVICPAHADDVQLLARLLAEPAHRDVAVAARGGGTGTNGQSLTDGIVVDLSRNMNRILEINAQARWVRVEAGVVKDQLNAALKPHGLFFAPELSTSNRATVGGMINTDASGQGSCTYGKTRDHVLELDFVLMGGERLHSDALDDEELARRCARQDRVGKVYRTARRISDDKAALIDAKFPKLNRCLTGYDLAHLREPDGRFNLNSVLCGAEGSLGFVVEAKLNVLPIPKYSVLVNVRYAGFMDALRDARALLELAPLSIETVDSKVLMLAMKDFVWSSVAEYFPQDDARPTLGINLIEFSGDDERDVDARVRAFVEHLRTDTSVERLGHTLAAGDDAVKRVYAMRKRAVGLLGNVQGEARPQPFVEDTAVPPENLAAYIAEFRALLDGHGLQYGMFGHVDAGVLHVRPALDMKDPKQAALVRPVSDAVAELTQRHGGLLWGEHGKGVRSEYAPAFFGELYPSLQQLKAAFDPHNQFNPGKIATPPDPTLRLLKIDEVPTRGDHDRQIDERVWQSYGTAMHCNGNGACYNFDPDDAMCPSWKATRERVQSPKGRASLMREWLRLQGQAGVDVVAAARTRQPFLRGLAERWRNSRNARNALDGDADFSHEVYDAMAGCLACKSCAGQCPVKVNVPEFRSRFLQLYHQRYLRPLRDYLIGSLEFTMPWMARVPALYNGMMGAGWVRTLLERQVGMVDSPLLSRFDLAAVIRAWRVKPADPHALAALSEAQRARSVVIVQDTFTRYFDTEQLATLIELAARLGFQVWLAPLAPNGKALHVQGFLHAFEKAAIRNATQLAALARSGVALVGLDPAMTLTYRQEYLKVTGLTDVPKVALPQEWLLDALPQAGAGGATVSYRLLPHCTERTNAPDSGKQWAQVFARRGLRLQVQATGCCGMSGTYGHEARNLATSKTIYAQSWAAHVDGAQQEGEALATGYSCRSQVKRLSSKQVRHPLQALLDHVRVVG; encoded by the coding sequence ATGTCGATCGCCCCGTTGCCCCGTCCCGCCAGCCCGTCCGCGAACGTTTACCGCGATTTTCTCGCCGCGCTGCAGGTGGCCGGCTTCGCCGGGGAAATCCGTGCGGACCACGCGAACCGGACCGTGCAGGCCACCGACAACTCGATCTACCAGCGCCTGCCGCAGGCGGTGATCTGCCCCGCGCATGCGGATGACGTGCAGCTGCTGGCCCGACTGCTGGCCGAACCCGCGCACCGCGACGTCGCGGTGGCCGCGCGCGGCGGCGGCACCGGCACCAACGGGCAGTCGCTGACCGACGGCATCGTCGTCGACCTGTCGCGCAACATGAACCGGATCCTCGAAATCAACGCGCAAGCGCGCTGGGTGCGCGTCGAGGCGGGCGTCGTCAAGGATCAGCTCAATGCGGCGTTGAAGCCGCACGGGCTGTTCTTCGCGCCGGAGCTGTCGACGTCGAACCGTGCGACCGTCGGCGGGATGATCAACACCGACGCGAGCGGGCAGGGCAGCTGCACGTACGGCAAGACGCGCGATCACGTGCTCGAACTCGATTTCGTGCTGATGGGCGGCGAGCGGCTGCACAGCGACGCGCTCGACGATGAAGAACTGGCGCGCCGCTGCGCGCGGCAGGACCGCGTCGGCAAGGTGTATCGCACCGCGCGACGCATCAGCGACGACAAGGCGGCGCTGATCGACGCGAAATTTCCGAAGCTCAATCGCTGCCTGACCGGCTATGACCTCGCGCACCTGCGCGAACCCGACGGCCGCTTCAACCTGAACAGCGTGTTGTGCGGCGCGGAAGGGTCGCTCGGCTTCGTCGTCGAGGCGAAGCTCAACGTGCTGCCGATTCCGAAATATTCGGTGCTGGTCAACGTGCGCTACGCGGGCTTCATGGACGCGCTGCGCGATGCGCGCGCGCTGCTCGAACTCGCGCCGCTGTCGATCGAGACGGTCGACTCGAAGGTACTGATGCTGGCGATGAAGGACTTCGTGTGGAGCAGCGTGGCCGAGTATTTCCCGCAGGACGACGCGCGTCCGACGCTCGGCATCAACCTGATCGAATTCAGCGGCGACGACGAACGCGACGTCGATGCACGCGTGCGTGCGTTCGTCGAGCATCTGCGCACCGATACGAGCGTCGAGCGTCTCGGCCATACGCTCGCGGCCGGCGACGACGCGGTGAAGCGCGTGTATGCGATGCGCAAGCGCGCGGTCGGCCTGCTCGGCAACGTGCAGGGCGAGGCGCGGCCGCAGCCGTTCGTCGAGGACACCGCGGTGCCGCCCGAGAACCTCGCCGCGTACATCGCCGAATTCCGCGCGCTGCTCGACGGCCACGGGCTGCAGTACGGGATGTTCGGCCACGTCGATGCCGGCGTGCTGCACGTGCGCCCGGCGCTCGACATGAAGGACCCGAAGCAGGCCGCGCTGGTGCGGCCCGTGTCGGATGCGGTGGCCGAGCTCACGCAGCGCCATGGTGGCCTGTTATGGGGCGAGCACGGCAAGGGCGTGCGCTCCGAATATGCGCCGGCGTTTTTCGGCGAGCTGTATCCGTCGCTGCAGCAGCTGAAGGCCGCGTTCGATCCGCACAACCAGTTCAACCCGGGCAAGATCGCGACGCCGCCGGACCCTACGCTGCGGCTGCTGAAGATCGACGAGGTGCCGACGCGCGGCGACCACGACCGGCAGATCGACGAGCGCGTGTGGCAAAGCTACGGCACCGCGATGCATTGCAACGGCAACGGCGCGTGCTACAACTTCGATCCGGACGACGCGATGTGTCCGTCGTGGAAGGCGACGCGCGAACGCGTGCAGTCGCCGAAGGGGCGCGCGTCGCTGATGCGCGAATGGTTGCGTCTGCAAGGGCAGGCCGGCGTCGACGTCGTCGCGGCGGCGCGCACGCGGCAGCCGTTCCTGCGCGGGCTGGCGGAGCGCTGGCGCAACAGTCGCAACGCCCGCAACGCCCTCGATGGCGACGCGGATTTCTCGCACGAGGTGTACGACGCGATGGCCGGGTGCCTCGCATGCAAATCGTGCGCGGGGCAGTGCCCGGTCAAGGTCAACGTGCCCGAGTTTCGCTCGCGCTTTCTCCAGCTGTATCACCAGCGTTACCTGCGGCCGTTGCGCGACTACCTGATCGGCTCGCTCGAATTCACGATGCCGTGGATGGCGCGCGTGCCCGCGCTGTACAACGGGATGATGGGCGCCGGCTGGGTGAGGACGCTGCTCGAGCGCCAGGTCGGCATGGTCGATAGCCCGCTGCTGAGCCGCTTCGATCTCGCGGCCGTGATCCGCGCATGGCGCGTGAAGCCGGCCGACCCGCATGCGCTCGCCGCGCTCAGCGAGGCGCAGCGCGCGCGCAGCGTCGTCATCGTGCAGGACACGTTCACGCGCTATTTCGATACCGAGCAACTGGCGACGCTGATCGAGCTGGCGGCGCGCCTGGGCTTTCAGGTGTGGCTCGCACCGCTCGCGCCGAACGGCAAGGCGCTGCACGTGCAGGGATTTCTTCATGCATTCGAAAAGGCGGCGATCCGCAACGCGACGCAACTGGCCGCACTGGCGCGCTCGGGTGTCGCGCTGGTCGGCCTCGATCCGGCGATGACGCTCACGTATCGGCAGGAATACCTGAAGGTGACCGGGCTCACCGACGTGCCGAAGGTCGCGCTGCCGCAGGAATGGTTGCTGGATGCGCTGCCGCAAGCCGGTGCGGGCGGGGCGACGGTTTCATACCGGTTGCTGCCGCACTGCACCGAAAGAACCAATGCGCCCGACAGCGGCAAGCAATGGGCGCAGGTGTTCGCGCGTCGCGGGCTGCGCTTGCAGGTTCAGGCGACCGGGTGCTGCGGGATGTCGGGCACGTACGGGCACGAGGCGCGCAATCTCGCGACGTCGAAGACGATCTATGCGCAGTCGTGGGCCGCGCACGTCGACGGGGCGCAGCAGGAGGGCGAGGCGCTGGCGACCGGGTATTCGTGTCGCAGCCAGGTGAAACGCCTGTCGTCGAAGCAGGTGCGCCATCCGCTGCAGGCGCTGCTCGATCATGTGCGGGTGGTGGGGTGA
- a CDS encoding LysR substrate-binding domain-containing protein gives MNYRRLTPSMSLLLVFEAAARHESYTRAAEELSLSQSAISRQVQTLEDQLGVPLFRREGRSVKLTEVGRRYFAELSGALGRIRGATLQAMSHQAGAGTLRLATLPTFGSKWLLPHLHGFYAAHPGVTVHLHSRIGAVDFLHDDLDAAITVGAGDWPGLHAHRLYNEFLIAIAPPDTGRGRKADARMPAWAARQTLLGVTSNQQAWAEWFSHYRLDHRQMRIGPSFELTSHLIQAVRAGMGIGLVPKVLVEDELSRGELVSIGDAITSQRSYYLVYPPGNETLPSLVAFREWLLTSC, from the coding sequence ATGAATTACCGCCGCCTCACCCCGTCGATGTCGCTGCTGCTCGTGTTCGAGGCCGCCGCGCGGCATGAAAGCTACACGCGTGCGGCCGAAGAACTGTCGCTGAGCCAGAGCGCGATCAGCCGGCAGGTGCAGACGCTCGAGGATCAGCTCGGCGTGCCGCTGTTCCGGCGCGAGGGCCGCTCGGTCAAGCTGACCGAAGTCGGCCGCCGCTACTTCGCCGAGCTAAGCGGCGCGCTCGGGCGCATCCGCGGCGCGACGCTGCAGGCGATGTCGCACCAGGCCGGCGCCGGCACGCTGCGGCTGGCCACCCTGCCGACGTTCGGCTCGAAATGGCTGCTGCCGCACCTGCACGGCTTCTACGCCGCGCATCCGGGCGTGACCGTGCACCTTCATTCAAGGATCGGCGCGGTCGATTTCCTCCACGACGACCTCGACGCGGCGATCACCGTCGGCGCGGGCGACTGGCCGGGCCTGCACGCGCACCGGCTGTACAACGAGTTCCTGATCGCGATCGCGCCGCCCGACACGGGCCGCGGCCGCAAGGCCGACGCACGCATGCCGGCCTGGGCCGCAAGGCAGACGCTGCTGGGCGTGACGAGCAATCAGCAGGCCTGGGCAGAGTGGTTCTCGCACTATCGGCTCGACCATCGCCAGATGCGGATCGGTCCGAGTTTCGAGCTGACGTCGCACCTGATCCAGGCCGTGCGCGCGGGAATGGGGATCGGGCTGGTGCCGAAGGTGCTGGTGGAGGACGAATTGAGCCGCGGCGAGCTCGTGTCGATCGGCGACGCGATTACCAGCCAGCGCAGCTATTACCTCGTCTACCCGCCGGGCAACGAAACGCTGCCGTCGCTGGTCGCGTTTCGCGAATGGCTGCTGACGTCGTGTTGA
- a CDS encoding LysR substrate-binding domain-containing protein, giving the protein MKKLDLDVLAMVVAVAESGSFAQGAQAVHRSPSAVSMQIRTLEDALGKPLFIRDTRNVTPTDDGRMLADYGRRMLAMRDEAWASVVRPEIRGRVTIGVPDDYISSLLPQVLGKFAAMHPRVEVRVIGQPSSALVPMLKDNTVDLACLTRVKGVSGELIRLEPIVWTGSPKRNVWEERPLPVALFSHGSTARDHAIKALNRRKIPFRMSYESPSFLGLLSMVEAGLAIAPLARCCVPDHLLQLSESHGLPSLGELEVVLARSAQSARPPCDYLAEQILGEWRA; this is encoded by the coding sequence ATGAAGAAGCTCGACCTCGATGTGCTCGCGATGGTGGTGGCCGTCGCGGAATCCGGATCGTTTGCGCAGGGTGCGCAGGCCGTGCACCGGTCGCCGTCGGCGGTGAGCATGCAGATCAGGACGCTGGAAGACGCGCTCGGCAAGCCGCTGTTCATCCGCGACACGCGCAACGTGACGCCGACCGACGACGGCAGGATGCTCGCCGACTATGGCCGCCGGATGCTCGCGATGCGCGACGAGGCGTGGGCGTCGGTCGTGCGTCCGGAGATCCGCGGCCGCGTGACGATCGGCGTGCCCGACGATTACATCTCGTCGCTGCTGCCGCAGGTGCTCGGGAAGTTCGCCGCGATGCATCCGCGCGTGGAAGTGCGCGTGATCGGCCAGCCGAGCAGTGCGCTCGTGCCGATGCTGAAGGACAACACGGTCGACCTCGCGTGCCTGACCCGGGTCAAGGGCGTGTCCGGCGAGCTGATCCGGCTCGAGCCGATCGTCTGGACGGGATCGCCGAAACGGAACGTGTGGGAAGAGCGGCCGCTGCCGGTTGCGCTGTTCTCGCATGGCAGCACGGCGCGCGACCATGCGATCAAGGCGCTGAACCGGCGGAAGATTCCGTTCCGGATGTCGTACGAAAGCCCGAGTTTCCTCGGGCTGCTCAGCATGGTCGAGGCCGGCCTCGCGATCGCGCCGCTCGCGCGCTGCTGCGTGCCCGATCACCTGTTGCAGCTGTCGGAGAGCCACGGGCTGCCGTCGCTCGGCGAACTCGAGGTCGTGCTCGCGCGCAGCGCGCAGTCCGCGCGGCCGCCGTGCGACTACCTTGCCGAGCAGATTCTCGGCGAGTGGCGTGCGTGA
- a CDS encoding LysE family translocator — MQTSGSLYGFLVIGGMLAVTPGPNMVYVMSRSIAQGRAAGLVSLAGVMLGYLFYMFAAAFGITTLFMSVPYAGSVLGAVGATYLLYLAWQAVRPGGRSPFEVKTLPNEQPLRLLAMGATTSVLNPKLAMLFVSLLPQFIDYGHGSVFGQSLFLGSLLIAAFASANGLVAICSGSLAKFLHGRPTLLLAQRWAMGAVLGGLGVEMLVEASKSAGIA; from the coding sequence ATGCAAACGTCCGGATCGCTCTACGGGTTTCTCGTCATCGGCGGCATGCTCGCGGTCACGCCGGGGCCGAACATGGTCTACGTGATGTCGCGCTCGATCGCGCAAGGGCGGGCGGCGGGCCTCGTTTCGCTCGCGGGCGTGATGCTCGGCTACCTGTTCTACATGTTCGCCGCGGCGTTCGGCATCACGACGCTGTTCATGAGCGTGCCCTATGCGGGCAGCGTGCTGGGCGCGGTCGGGGCGACCTATCTGCTGTACCTCGCATGGCAGGCGGTGCGGCCCGGCGGCCGCTCGCCGTTCGAGGTGAAGACGCTGCCGAACGAGCAGCCGCTGCGGCTGCTCGCGATGGGCGCGACGACCAGCGTGCTGAACCCGAAGCTCGCGATGCTGTTCGTGTCGCTGTTGCCGCAGTTCATCGACTACGGGCATGGCAGCGTGTTCGGCCAGTCGCTGTTTCTCGGCTCGCTGCTGATCGCCGCGTTCGCGTCGGCCAACGGGCTGGTGGCGATCTGCTCGGGCAGCCTGGCGAAGTTCCTGCACGGCCGCCCGACGCTGCTGCTCGCGCAGCGCTGGGCGATGGGCGCAGTGCTCGGCGGCCTCGGCGTGGAAATGCTCGTCGAGGCGTCGAAGTCGGCGGGCATCGCGTAA
- the sfnG gene encoding dimethylsulfone monooxygenase SfnG: MSLPDPSADGVKFAYWVPNVSGGLVVSTIEQRTDWSLEYNQKLARTAEAAGFDYALSQIRFTAGYGAEYQHESVSFSQALLHATTKLKVLAAILPGPWHPAVVAKQLATIDHISNGRIAINVVSGWFKGEFTAIGEPWLEHDERYRRSKEFIQALKGIWTQDNFTFKGDFYRFNDYTLSPKPVQKPHPEIFQGGSSRAARDNAASVSDWYFTNGNTPENLKAQIDDIRAKAAANNHRVRIGVNAFVIARDTEEEAKAVLDDIIRHAHVEAVHAFGDAVKQAGKASPEGEGNWAKSTFEDLVQYNDGFRTNLIGTPQQIAERIVALKAIGVDLVLAGFLHFIEEVEYFGKRVLPLVRELEAQRQAVAA, from the coding sequence ATGAGCCTTCCCGACCCTTCCGCCGATGGCGTCAAATTCGCGTACTGGGTGCCGAACGTCAGCGGCGGCCTCGTCGTCAGCACGATCGAGCAGCGCACCGACTGGAGCCTCGAATACAACCAGAAGCTCGCGCGCACGGCCGAGGCGGCCGGCTTCGACTACGCGCTGAGCCAGATCCGCTTCACGGCCGGCTACGGCGCGGAATACCAGCACGAGTCGGTGTCGTTCAGCCAGGCGCTGCTGCATGCGACGACGAAGCTCAAGGTGCTCGCCGCGATCCTGCCGGGGCCATGGCATCCGGCCGTGGTCGCGAAGCAGCTCGCGACGATCGACCACATCTCGAACGGACGCATCGCGATCAACGTCGTGAGCGGGTGGTTCAAGGGCGAATTCACCGCGATCGGCGAGCCATGGCTTGAGCACGACGAACGCTATCGACGCTCGAAGGAATTCATCCAGGCGCTCAAGGGTATCTGGACGCAGGACAATTTCACGTTCAAGGGCGACTTCTACCGCTTCAACGATTACACGCTGAGCCCGAAGCCGGTGCAGAAGCCGCATCCGGAAATCTTCCAGGGCGGCAGTTCGCGCGCGGCGCGCGACAACGCGGCGAGCGTGTCGGACTGGTATTTCACGAACGGCAATACGCCGGAGAACCTGAAGGCGCAGATCGACGACATTCGCGCGAAGGCGGCGGCGAACAACCATCGCGTGCGCATCGGCGTCAATGCATTCGTGATCGCGCGCGACACCGAGGAAGAAGCGAAGGCCGTGCTCGACGACATCATCCGGCATGCGCACGTCGAGGCCGTGCACGCGTTCGGCGATGCGGTGAAGCAGGCCGGCAAGGCGTCGCCCGAAGGCGAAGGCAACTGGGCGAAATCGACGTTCGAGGATCTCGTGCAGTACAACGACGGCTTCCGCACGAACCTGATCGGCACGCCGCAGCAGATCGCCGAGCGGATCGTCGCGCTGAAGGCGATCGGCGTCGATCTGGTGCTGGCCGGGTTCCTGCATTTCATCGAGGAAGTCGAGTATTTCGGCAAGCGCGTGCTGCCGCTCGTGCGCGAACTCGAGGCGCAGCGGCAGGCCGTTGCCGCGTGA
- the msuE gene encoding FMN reductase has protein sequence MSHTLNVVAISGGLQRPSRTLALTDAIVTALGAALPIETRLIELGEIGSRLAGALTRAQVPPDLDALIRAIETADALVVASPVYRASYTGLFKHLFDLVRHDALVDVPVLLAATGGSERHALVIDHQLRPLFSFFQARTLPIGVYASESDFDQYQIASPALRERIALAVNRAVPQLRAPVLSAAAA, from the coding sequence ATGAGCCATACCCTCAACGTCGTCGCGATATCGGGCGGCCTGCAGCGGCCGTCGCGCACGCTCGCGCTGACCGACGCGATCGTCACGGCGCTCGGCGCCGCGCTGCCGATCGAGACGCGATTGATCGAACTCGGCGAGATCGGCAGCCGGCTGGCCGGCGCGCTCACGCGTGCGCAGGTACCGCCTGATCTCGATGCGCTGATCCGCGCGATCGAGACGGCTGACGCACTCGTCGTCGCGAGCCCGGTGTATCGCGCGTCGTACACGGGCCTCTTCAAGCACCTGTTCGACCTCGTGCGCCATGACGCGCTCGTCGACGTGCCGGTGCTGCTCGCGGCCACCGGCGGCAGCGAGCGGCACGCGCTCGTGATCGACCATCAGTTGCGCCCGCTGTTCAGCTTCTTCCAGGCGCGCACGCTGCCGATCGGCGTGTATGCGTCCGAAAGCGATTTCGACCAGTACCAGATCGCCAGTCCGGCGTTGCGCGAGCGCATCGCGCTCGCCGTGAATCGCGCGGTGCCGCAACTGCGCGCGCCCGTGCTTTCCGCCGCGGCCGCGTAA
- a CDS encoding sigma-54 interaction domain-containing protein, translating into MTSISASPRPLNLRVVTASRDPAGLQAAAPVHTLPERHAQARAQAQVFADPCSLALLEQVRRVAPSDANVLIVGETGTGKELIARHVHELGARRDGPFVAVNCGAFSETLVDSELFGHEKGAFTGAFSAKPGWFEAAHGGTLFLDEIGDLPLAMQVKLLRVLQEREVVRLGSRTGIPVDVRVVAATNVGLQQAVAAGQFRGDLFYRLNVVQLAVPPLRDRPGDILPLARHFFDMYRDRLGGGPRRIDPRAERRLQAHGWPGNIRELENVIHHALLVSRHDVLQDTDLHIAPPCVPVVTAQATESSADAQAALEHALRDLFDDGHGNLFEHIEDTVMRVAFEFSHRNQIRAAQLLGISRNVLRARLIRAKAITALK; encoded by the coding sequence ATGACTTCCATTTCCGCATCGCCGCGCCCGCTCAATCTTCGTGTCGTTACCGCTTCCCGCGACCCCGCAGGCCTTCAAGCCGCGGCGCCCGTGCACACGCTGCCCGAACGTCACGCGCAGGCCCGCGCGCAGGCGCAGGTGTTCGCCGATCCGTGTTCGCTCGCGCTGCTCGAACAGGTTCGCCGCGTCGCGCCGAGCGACGCGAACGTGCTGATCGTCGGCGAGACGGGCACCGGCAAGGAACTGATCGCGCGCCACGTGCACGAGCTCGGCGCCCGTCGCGACGGGCCGTTCGTCGCGGTGAACTGCGGCGCGTTCTCCGAAACGCTCGTCGATAGCGAACTGTTCGGCCACGAAAAAGGCGCGTTTACCGGCGCATTCAGCGCGAAGCCCGGCTGGTTCGAAGCCGCGCACGGCGGCACGCTGTTTCTCGATGAAATCGGCGACCTGCCGCTCGCGATGCAGGTCAAGCTGCTGCGCGTGCTGCAGGAGCGCGAGGTCGTGCGGCTCGGTTCGCGCACCGGGATTCCGGTCGACGTACGGGTGGTCGCGGCGACCAACGTCGGCTTGCAACAGGCGGTCGCGGCCGGGCAGTTTCGCGGCGACCTGTTCTACCGGCTCAACGTCGTGCAGCTCGCGGTCCCGCCGTTGCGCGACCGTCCGGGCGACATCCTGCCGCTCGCGCGCCACTTCTTCGACATGTACCGCGACCGGCTCGGCGGCGGCCCGCGTCGCATCGATCCGCGCGCCGAGCGACGGCTCCAGGCGCACGGCTGGCCCGGCAATATCCGCGAACTGGAGAATGTGATCCATCATGCGCTGCTCGTGAGCCGTCACGACGTGCTGCAGGACACCGACCTGCACATCGCGCCGCCGTGTGTGCCGGTCGTGACCGCGCAGGCAACCGAGTCGTCCGCCGATGCACAGGCGGCGCTCGAGCATGCGCTGCGCGACCTGTTCGATGACGGGCACGGCAACCTGTTCGAACACATCGAGGACACCGTGATGCGTGTCGCGTTCGAATTCAGTCACCGCAACCAGATCCGCGCCGCGCAGTTGCTCGGCATCAGCCGCAACGTGCTGCGCGCGCGACTGATTCGCGCGAAGGCGATCACCGCGCTGAAATAG